A portion of the Pseudomonas synxantha BG33R genome contains these proteins:
- a CDS encoding aldo/keto reductase, whose product MSLKDKLPGVLGFGTAPLGNMFRAIPEDEAQATVEAAWNHGVRYFDTAPFYGSGLSEIRLGQALSNYNRDDYVLSTKVGRVILDEVETGARDLGEKSGVFEHGRPNKILNDYSADATLRSIDDSLKRLQTDRLDIVWIHDIAQDFYGDQWLDYFNQARTGAFKVLTRLREEGVIKAWGLGVNRVEPCELTLDLTEAQPDGFLLAGRYTLLDHERALQRLMDAALAQQVEIVVGGPYSSGILAGGAHFEYQPAKPAIISKVEQIKAIAQAFGVSVKAAALQFSLAHPAVAAVIPGASRPGRIAEDVAALSEQIPAAFWQALREARLISDRAPLPL is encoded by the coding sequence ATGAGCTTGAAAGACAAACTCCCCGGCGTACTGGGCTTTGGCACCGCACCCTTGGGGAATATGTTCCGCGCCATCCCTGAAGACGAAGCCCAGGCCACCGTCGAAGCCGCCTGGAACCACGGCGTCCGTTACTTCGACACCGCGCCGTTCTACGGCTCGGGCCTGTCGGAAATCCGCTTGGGCCAGGCCCTGTCCAACTACAACCGTGATGACTACGTGCTCAGCACCAAGGTCGGCCGGGTGATTCTGGATGAAGTCGAAACCGGCGCCCGCGACCTTGGCGAAAAAAGCGGTGTGTTCGAACACGGCCGCCCGAATAAAATCCTCAATGACTACAGCGCCGATGCCACCCTGCGCTCCATTGACGACAGCCTCAAGCGCCTGCAAACCGATCGCCTCGACATCGTGTGGATTCACGATATCGCCCAGGATTTTTACGGCGACCAGTGGCTGGACTACTTCAACCAGGCCCGCACCGGCGCCTTCAAAGTGCTGACCCGCTTGCGCGAGGAGGGTGTGATAAAGGCCTGGGGCCTGGGCGTCAATCGCGTCGAGCCGTGTGAACTGACCTTGGACCTGACTGAGGCGCAGCCCGACGGGTTCCTCCTCGCCGGCCGCTATACGCTGCTGGACCACGAGCGCGCACTGCAACGCCTGATGGACGCCGCCCTGGCCCAGCAGGTTGAAATTGTGGTCGGCGGCCCGTACAGCTCTGGCATCCTCGCCGGCGGCGCACACTTTGAATACCAGCCCGCCAAGCCTGCGATCATCAGCAAGGTCGAGCAGATCAAGGCGATTGCCCAGGCATTTGGCGTGAGTGTGAAAGCCGCGGCGCTGCAGTTTTCCCTGGCACACCCGGCCGTGGCGGCGGTGATTCCCGGTGCCAGTCGTCCGGGTCGCATTGCTGAAGACGTTGCGGCGTTGTCA
- a CDS encoding LysR substrate-binding domain-containing protein has protein sequence MIDLRQLRYFEVVAEEEHVGRAAERLHISQSPLSRQIAQLEERLGLTLFERSQQRIRLTRDGQTFLAETKALLTHANRLESLGKRLGRGEEGGLCIGYIENAMHAGLLPNALRILRDDRPTVHIKLYNLPSLEQLEGLRQRSLDIALVSEPPADDDPDLSALQVLDDPMLLALPEQHPLARQRELLPEHLADQQWIGVQRKAGANPADDFVAACIRAGFTPQIPMEAGEPFTALGLVASGLGVAMVQKGLNRNAPPGVVLRELPWLTYTTPLWAAWHRVNLRPLVETFRKVLTEPEAS, from the coding sequence ATGATCGATCTACGCCAACTGCGCTACTTCGAAGTGGTCGCCGAAGAGGAACACGTCGGCCGCGCCGCCGAGCGCTTGCACATCTCCCAATCGCCCCTGAGCCGGCAGATCGCCCAGCTGGAGGAACGCCTGGGCCTGACCCTGTTCGAACGCAGCCAGCAGCGCATCCGCCTGACCCGCGACGGCCAGACCTTCCTGGCTGAAACCAAGGCGCTGCTGACCCATGCCAACCGTCTGGAATCGCTGGGCAAGCGCCTGGGCCGTGGGGAAGAAGGCGGCCTGTGCATCGGCTATATCGAAAATGCCATGCACGCAGGCCTTCTACCCAACGCCCTGCGCATACTGCGCGACGATCGGCCCACCGTGCACATCAAGCTGTATAACCTGCCCTCCCTCGAACAGTTGGAGGGCCTGCGCCAACGCAGTCTGGACATCGCCCTGGTAAGCGAGCCCCCCGCCGACGACGATCCAGATCTGAGCGCCTTGCAGGTGCTCGACGACCCGATGCTGCTGGCCCTGCCCGAACAACATCCGCTGGCCCGGCAACGCGAACTGCTGCCCGAACACCTGGCCGACCAACAATGGATCGGCGTGCAGCGCAAAGCCGGCGCCAACCCCGCCGATGATTTCGTCGCCGCCTGCATTCGTGCCGGTTTCACCCCACAGATTCCCATGGAAGCCGGCGAACCCTTTACCGCACTGGGCCTGGTGGCGTCAGGGCTCGGGGTAGCGATGGTGCAGAAGGGCCTGAACCGCAACGCCCCGCCCGGCGTGGTGTTGCGCGAGTTGCCGTGGCTGACCTACACCACACCGCTGTGGGCGGCCTGGCACCGCGTCAATTTGCGCCCGCTGGTGGAGACGTTTCGCAAGGTGCTGACTGAACCTGAGGCCAGTTAA